A window of Brachybacterium fresconis contains these coding sequences:
- the pstS gene encoding phosphate ABC transporter substrate-binding protein PstS: MNVRKNKLASLAALGLVGGLALSACGGGSSSSSSSEGSDAGGAAGGGNYAELTGNLAGAGASSAANAQTAWTETFMGMVQSEGGDLTVTYDATGSGTGREQFLAGQVSFAGSDAAMDEEELAASTEVCNGEQAIDVPLYISPIAVVFNLEGVDSLNLPPEVIAGIFAGDITSWNDPKIVEHNPDADLPDTDIVPVHRSDDSGTTENFTDYLSQNAPDAWTHGPVETWPISGGQSGNGTSGMISTVQGGEGTIGYADASQAGDLGVAAVQVGDEFVEYSSEAAAKAVDVSPRAEGREENDIVFELDRTTEEAGVYPIVLVSYLVMCGSYSDAQTGEAVKSYASFITSEQGQQIAAENAGSAPLTEELSAEVKKSIDSISVG; this comes from the coding sequence GTGAACGTTCGCAAGAACAAGCTCGCCTCGCTCGCCGCGCTCGGTCTGGTCGGCGGCCTCGCGCTCTCGGCCTGCGGCGGTGGCTCGTCCTCCTCCTCGTCCTCCGAGGGATCCGATGCCGGGGGCGCCGCCGGCGGCGGCAACTACGCCGAGCTGACCGGCAACCTCGCCGGTGCCGGTGCGTCCTCCGCGGCCAACGCGCAGACCGCCTGGACCGAGACCTTCATGGGGATGGTGCAGTCCGAGGGCGGCGACCTCACGGTCACCTACGACGCCACCGGGTCGGGCACGGGCCGCGAGCAGTTCCTCGCCGGCCAGGTCTCCTTCGCCGGCTCCGACGCCGCCATGGACGAGGAGGAGCTGGCCGCCTCCACCGAGGTGTGCAACGGCGAGCAGGCCATCGACGTGCCGCTGTACATCTCCCCGATCGCCGTGGTGTTCAACCTCGAGGGCGTCGACAGCCTCAACCTCCCGCCCGAGGTCATCGCCGGCATCTTCGCCGGTGACATCACGAGCTGGAACGACCCGAAGATCGTCGAGCACAACCCGGATGCCGACCTCCCCGACACCGACATCGTCCCGGTGCACCGCTCCGACGACTCGGGCACCACCGAGAACTTCACCGACTACCTCTCCCAGAACGCGCCCGACGCGTGGACCCACGGTCCCGTGGAGACCTGGCCGATCTCCGGCGGTCAGTCCGGCAACGGCACGTCCGGCATGATCTCCACCGTCCAGGGCGGCGAGGGCACCATCGGCTACGCCGACGCCTCGCAGGCCGGTGACCTCGGGGTCGCCGCCGTCCAGGTCGGCGACGAGTTCGTCGAGTACAGCTCCGAGGCTGCCGCCAAGGCCGTCGACGTCTCCCCGCGCGCCGAGGGCCGCGAGGAGAACGACATCGTCTTCGAGCTGGACCGCACCACGGAGGAGGCGGGCGTCTACCCGATCGTCCTGGTCTCCTACCTGGTGATGTGCGGCTCCTACTCGGACGCCCAGACCGGCGAGGCCGTGAAGTCCTACGCCTCCTTCATCACCTCCGAGCAGGGCCAGCAGATCGCGGCCGAGAACGCCGGGTCGGCCCCGCTGACCGAGGAGCTCTCCGCCGAGGTCAAGAAGT